Proteins from a single region of Candidatus Bathyarchaeota archaeon:
- the ilvB gene encoding biosynthetic-type acetolactate synthase large subunit: MNMMTGAQILVEALKKEGVDVIFGLPGGAILPVFDVLYDSDIRFILVRHEQCSAHMAEGYAKASGRVGVCMVTSGPGATNLVTGITDAYMDSVPIVAFTGQVPRSMIGKDGFQEADIIGITMPITKYNVQIRSAKEIPYEVKKAFFLASTGRTGPVLIDLPKDTQTETTVPEFPEKVSVRGYHPDHEPHPLQVKKAAQLLLKGEKPLILAGGGVISSNASPELMAVAEHLVAPVATSLMGKGAIPENHPLSLGVLGMHGTREANKLILEADLLLAVGLRFSDRTTGKFDEFASDCKIIHIDIDAAEIGKNVPADIPLVTDAKRGLKDLYKALTELSDKKDNTTWMKRVQELRDLFRSEPEVKDSNLKPPKLMKELRSLLPPDTIVTTEVGQNQMWASLFFKVYKPRTFITSGGLGTMGFGFPAAIGAKVAVPNVPVVDIAGDGSFIMTEQELACSVTEEIPVVVLVLNNRMLGMVAQWQRLFYQRRYSAVELGDVPDFVKLAEAYGAQGMRVQSYEEFRKAVNEAVKSEVTTVIDVPISPEENVFPMVPAGKSLRETITGE, encoded by the coding sequence ATGAACATGATGACCGGTGCACAAATCCTAGTGGAGGCCTTAAAAAAAGAGGGGGTTGACGTCATCTTCGGATTACCCGGCGGTGCTATACTACCGGTGTTCGACGTACTCTACGATTCGGATATACGATTCATCTTGGTGAGACATGAACAATGTTCAGCGCATATGGCAGAAGGTTATGCCAAGGCAAGCGGCCGAGTAGGCGTTTGCATGGTAACTTCTGGACCTGGAGCGACTAATCTCGTTACAGGGATCACTGACGCATACATGGACTCGGTTCCAATCGTTGCGTTCACAGGTCAAGTTCCGAGGTCAATGATCGGAAAAGATGGATTCCAAGAGGCAGATATTATAGGAATTACGATGCCTATAACCAAGTACAATGTGCAAATAAGATCGGCTAAGGAGATACCCTATGAGGTTAAGAAGGCGTTTTTCCTAGCATCAACCGGAAGAACCGGCCCAGTTCTGATAGATTTACCTAAGGACACCCAAACCGAAACTACCGTTCCCGAGTTTCCTGAAAAAGTAAGTGTACGAGGTTATCATCCGGATCATGAGCCACATCCACTGCAAGTTAAAAAAGCTGCTCAACTCCTGCTCAAAGGGGAGAAGCCTCTAATACTTGCTGGAGGAGGAGTGATTTCTTCAAATGCATCCCCGGAACTGATGGCGGTCGCCGAGCATCTTGTTGCCCCAGTAGCAACTTCACTTATGGGGAAAGGCGCGATCCCTGAGAATCATCCCCTGTCGCTTGGCGTACTAGGAATGCACGGTACACGTGAGGCAAACAAGCTAATTTTAGAGGCTGACTTACTTCTCGCAGTGGGTCTAAGGTTTTCAGATAGAACAACTGGAAAGTTTGATGAGTTTGCAAGCGATTGCAAAATCATCCATATCGATATCGATGCAGCTGAAATAGGAAAAAACGTTCCAGCAGACATTCCCTTGGTAACCGATGCAAAACGGGGATTAAAGGACCTTTACAAGGCGTTAACCGAGCTCTCCGACAAGAAGGATAATACTACTTGGATGAAACGAGTGCAAGAACTAAGAGATCTGTTTCGTAGTGAACCCGAGGTTAAGGATTCCAATCTTAAACCACCGAAACTCATGAAAGAACTCAGAAGCCTGCTTCCGCCAGACACAATCGTAACAACAGAGGTAGGACAAAATCAAATGTGGGCTTCATTATTCTTTAAAGTCTACAAGCCTCGGACATTTATTACTTCAGGCGGATTGGGCACAATGGGATTCGGATTCCCAGCAGCTATAGGAGCTAAGGTAGCGGTGCCAAATGTGCCAGTTGTGGACATAGCAGGTGATGGAAGCTTTATCATGACAGAGCAGGAGTTGGCATGTTCGGTTACTGAGGAAATACCTGTCGTTGTGTTGGTTCTTAATAACAGAATGTTAGGGATGGTTGCTCAGTGGCAGCGGCTCTTCTACCAGCGACGATATTCGGCTGTAGAATTGGGCGACGTACCGGACTTTGTCAAACTTGCAGAAGCCTACGGTGCACAGGGAATGAGGGTTCAATCCTACGAGGAATTTAGAAAAGCAGTTAACGAGGCTGTTAAATCCGAAGTAACTACAGTGATCGATGTGCCGATTTCTCCAGAGGAAAATGTGTTCCCCATGGTTCCAGCTGGAAAAAGTTTGAGAGAAACAATAACGGGGGAGTGA
- a CDS encoding DUF2029 domain-containing protein, translating to MKLNISISRIDRKVLLIIAISCAVHIPFLIYDFFDLPLPSPGFHGPDLRRYRARAEAILKRKIFYERVYTPVPPLISYVLLFPYMLGGWYDGTVYEAFFAFFNVLNALLLYYMVKTLDDTNFAYKCALFYALNPISYVSATIRGQDEPLVTFFLMLPLYFMLKKRRSLSAALNGIGIAVKGFSLLFIPAFLRLGNSLKERIKFFLLSTLIPIFIWLPFYINVGALSLEPFSRFVFEVSPYAERRTVSYSLLINAITPLPDFVYIIIAIVTMALVFGYIVFSKSELDIWKACTITMAVFLLTYPDLRTTYYLLITPFIARYATHDRRILLLALLFPLTDIWELVKFIPTAYHVQIFPALAMSFHSQLLEQLYLYRFAFPLLALATCLFLIWKDRFDKTN from the coding sequence ATGAAGCTTAACATCTCCATCTCAAGAATTGACAGAAAAGTTCTTTTAATAATCGCCATTTCCTGCGCTGTACACATTCCTTTTTTAATCTACGACTTCTTCGACCTCCCCCTACCATCCCCAGGTTTTCACGGACCTGATTTACGCCGTTATCGTGCTCGTGCGGAAGCCATTCTTAAAAGAAAAATTTTTTACGAACGAGTGTATACGCCTGTGCCTCCATTAATCAGTTATGTCTTATTATTTCCGTATATGCTTGGAGGCTGGTATGACGGCACAGTTTATGAAGCCTTTTTTGCATTCTTCAACGTTCTTAACGCACTTCTTCTCTACTACATGGTTAAAACTTTAGATGACACAAACTTTGCGTACAAATGCGCTTTGTTTTACGCTTTAAATCCGATATCCTATGTTTCTGCTACGATAAGAGGTCAAGATGAGCCTTTGGTTACCTTCTTCCTTATGCTCCCCCTCTATTTTATGTTGAAAAAGCGGAGATCCCTGTCCGCTGCGTTAAACGGAATTGGAATTGCAGTTAAAGGTTTCTCTCTGCTTTTTATTCCAGCGTTTCTTAGGTTAGGCAACTCTCTCAAGGAAAGAATCAAGTTCTTTTTGCTTTCAACTCTTATTCCAATTTTTATATGGCTACCATTTTACATTAATGTGGGGGCGTTAAGTCTTGAACCGTTCTCCAGATTCGTGTTTGAGGTTTCACCTTATGCGGAGCGAAGAACCGTTAGTTATAGCTTGCTTATAAACGCCATAACGCCCCTCCCGGACTTTGTTTACATCATCATAGCAATTGTAACCATGGCGTTAGTGTTTGGTTACATAGTTTTCTCGAAGAGCGAGTTAGACATTTGGAAAGCTTGTACAATAACGATGGCTGTTTTTCTGCTCACCTATCCTGACCTACGTACAACTTACTACCTACTTATTACGCCATTTATTGCACGTTATGCTACGCATGATCGGAGGATTTTATTATTGGCGCTTCTTTTCCCGCTTACAGACATTTGGGAATTGGTAAAATTCATCCCAACCGCTTATCACGTCCAGATATTTCCCGCATTGGCCATGAGCTTCCATAGTCAGCTTCTCGAACAACTCTATCTTTATCGGTTTGCATTTCCACTTCTAGCGCTGGCAACATGCCTTTTCTTAATCTGGAAAGATCGATTTGATAAAACCAATTAA
- the ilvN gene encoding acetolactate synthase small subunit, whose amino-acid sequence MASQTWIIAALVEHKPGVLYKVSNMFRRRNFNIESISVGATEQGMARMTITITGDESTVEQLVKQMAKLVDIVKVSTLQPGNSVVRELALIKVHIPNTTARSDVIQYANIFRGRVVDVSPESLTIEVTGTSDKINAFIELMRSFGVMELARTGITALARGPKIIKVK is encoded by the coding sequence TTGGCAAGTCAAACATGGATAATCGCAGCCTTAGTGGAACATAAACCAGGAGTTCTTTACAAGGTATCAAACATGTTCAGACGGAGGAACTTTAACATTGAAAGCATCTCGGTGGGTGCGACGGAGCAAGGAATGGCTCGGATGACCATCACTATAACCGGAGACGAAAGTACAGTGGAACAATTGGTAAAGCAAATGGCTAAACTGGTCGACATCGTCAAAGTCAGCACACTTCAGCCTGGAAACAGCGTAGTTAGAGAACTTGCGTTGATCAAAGTGCACATTCCAAATACAACCGCTAGGTCAGATGTTATTCAGTACGCAAACATCTTTCGTGGACGTGTAGTAGACGTTTCACCCGAATCCTTGACTATCGAGGTCACCGGAACATCGGATAAAATCAACGCATTCATTGAATTAATGAGAAGTTTCGGTGTAATGGAGTTGGCCAGAACTGGAATTACCGCGTTAGCCCGCGGTCCAAAAATTATTAAAGTAAAATAA
- a CDS encoding glycosyltransferase family 2 protein — translation MTSNPLILSIISPAYNEAESLPQLVEDITKMLVGSGIRGEVIIVDDGSTDGTDEVCDLIASRYLNVRVFHHSQNLGKTLAMSTGIQNAQGKYICLFESDGQYDSQDIPKILEPLNFGQDVVNGWRKTRCDPRHRIILSRAYNRLLRLFFKTGIRDHNSGLKAFSKEAALQIFSPKLIKTLGINPRAYHRVALVIAKELKYAITEVPVKHYPRHAGRSYIHPLKTPWETFRAILKLLYISWFRKSLFTDFAE, via the coding sequence GTGACGTCGAATCCTCTAATCCTCTCGATAATTTCCCCCGCGTATAATGAAGCTGAAAGTCTTCCCCAGTTGGTAGAGGATATTACAAAAATGCTTGTAGGTTCTGGTATTCGCGGGGAGGTTATAATAGTAGATGACGGAAGCACAGATGGAACGGACGAGGTCTGTGACCTGATAGCGAGTCGGTATTTGAATGTTAGGGTTTTTCATCATAGTCAAAATTTAGGTAAAACTCTGGCAATGAGTACAGGCATTCAAAATGCTCAAGGTAAATATATCTGCTTGTTTGAATCAGATGGACAATACGATTCGCAGGATATCCCAAAAATCCTAGAACCCTTAAACTTTGGACAAGACGTCGTGAATGGATGGAGAAAGACCCGCTGCGACCCAAGGCATCGAATCATACTCTCACGGGCGTATAATCGGTTGTTAAGACTATTCTTTAAAACAGGCATTCGGGACCACAACTCTGGGCTAAAAGCTTTCAGTAAAGAAGCGGCTCTCCAGATCTTTAGTCCTAAGTTAATTAAGACGCTGGGAATTAATCCTCGGGCATATCATCGGGTAGCTTTAGTTATAGCCAAAGAATTAAAGTACGCCATAACTGAAGTACCTGTGAAACATTATCCTCGCCATGCCGGTAGATCTTATATCCATCCACTTAAAACACCTTGGGAAACGTTTAGGGCAATTTTAAAGTTGCTCTATATTTCTTGGTTTAGAAAATCCCTATTCACGGATTTTGCTGAGTGA
- a CDS encoding 3-isopropylmalate dehydratase small subunit, with amino-acid sequence MIITGNAVKVGDHINTDLILPGKYLVFIEPEELAKHALEGLDPKFPEKAKGGVILIAGKNFGCGSSREQAPIALKHANVKCIVADSFARIFYRNAINIGLPVVECKEIADKVNEGDQLAVDLAGGVIKDLTLNQSWQVKPVPKFLLEILTAGGLVEYLKKRIKSK; translated from the coding sequence ATGATTATTACTGGAAACGCGGTAAAAGTTGGAGACCACATTAACACAGACCTCATCTTGCCAGGTAAGTATCTCGTGTTTATTGAACCCGAAGAATTAGCTAAACACGCGCTTGAAGGACTAGATCCCAAATTCCCCGAAAAAGCGAAAGGTGGAGTAATCTTGATTGCTGGCAAAAATTTTGGATGCGGCTCAAGCCGAGAACAGGCACCAATAGCTTTGAAACACGCAAACGTCAAATGCATAGTCGCCGACTCATTTGCTCGAATATTCTACCGAAACGCCATCAACATCGGATTACCAGTTGTGGAATGCAAAGAAATTGCTGACAAAGTAAATGAGGGAGATCAACTCGCCGTCGACTTAGCAGGGGGAGTTATAAAAGATTTAACACTTAACCAGTCCTGGCAAGTAAAACCAGTCCCCAAATTCCTACTTGAAATCTTAACTGCAGGAGGCCTTGTAGAATATCTCAAAAAGAGGATAAAATCTAAATGA
- a CDS encoding isocitrate/isopropylmalate dehydrogenase family protein, with amino-acid sequence MSRYEVALIRGDGIGPELTEATLPVIEAVRQRIGVSIEFLEVEGGDTSFKNTGIALPPETIETIKKCQVCMKGPIGETAGEVVLKLRQTFDLYANVRPLKSYPNIPAIRPDIDLVFVRENTEDVYKGIEFMLDAETAVCLRIITKSRSEKIAEHAFRLATNRTKKKVTIVHKANVMKLTCGIFANSCRKVAQKYPEVAVEELYVDAAAMHLIKRPQDFDVILTTNLFGDILSDEAAQVVGSLGLAPGANVGDKYAIFEPIHGSAPDLAGKQIANPCSMILASKLMMEWLGEKHNDPLCKEAANLIEKAVIKSLRNGVLTPDLGGKSKTKEVGLAISKNVWEV; translated from the coding sequence ATGAGCAGGTACGAAGTCGCTTTGATACGGGGCGACGGAATCGGCCCCGAACTCACAGAAGCTACACTTCCAGTTATTGAAGCCGTAAGGCAACGAATAGGCGTTTCCATCGAGTTTCTAGAAGTTGAAGGGGGCGATACCTCATTCAAAAATACAGGAATAGCATTACCTCCCGAAACGATTGAAACCATCAAAAAATGTCAGGTATGTATGAAGGGTCCAATAGGCGAAACTGCAGGAGAAGTTGTTTTAAAACTGAGGCAAACCTTTGATCTTTACGCAAACGTGAGACCCCTTAAATCGTATCCAAATATTCCAGCGATAAGACCAGACATAGATCTTGTATTTGTTCGAGAGAATACAGAGGACGTTTATAAAGGAATAGAGTTTATGCTTGACGCTGAAACCGCTGTCTGCCTGAGAATCATTACAAAATCAAGGAGCGAAAAAATTGCTGAACACGCCTTTAGACTTGCTACAAACAGAACTAAGAAAAAGGTTACAATTGTTCATAAAGCAAATGTAATGAAACTTACCTGTGGCATATTTGCTAACTCCTGCCGTAAAGTTGCACAAAAATATCCAGAGGTAGCGGTTGAAGAGCTATATGTTGATGCAGCAGCTATGCACCTAATTAAGCGTCCTCAAGATTTCGATGTTATTCTCACCACCAATCTCTTCGGGGACATATTATCCGACGAGGCTGCCCAAGTTGTTGGAAGTTTAGGGCTAGCTCCAGGAGCAAATGTTGGTGATAAATATGCCATTTTTGAACCGATACATGGATCGGCACCGGACTTAGCTGGAAAGCAGATAGCAAATCCATGTTCCATGATATTAGCTTCAAAACTAATGATGGAGTGGCTCGGAGAAAAACACAACGATCCCCTCTGCAAGGAGGCAGCTAACCTAATTGAGAAAGCTGTTATTAAATCACTACGAAATGGTGTGCTAACACCTGATTTAGGAGGGAAATCAAAGACTAAAGAAGTAGGTTTAGCTATTTCAAAAAACGTGTGGGAAGTATAA
- a CDS encoding 2-isopropylmalate synthase — protein sequence MEMQKLEPPKIVRIFDTTLRDGEQTPGVSLLPEEKLAIARQLDKLGVDTIEAGFPITSPGEQAGVKLIAKEGLRAEICGLARAVKGDIDVALACDVGCVHTFIATSDIHLKYKLKMTREQVIERAVESVEYAKSHGVVVEFSAEDATRTDIEYLKQVFKATVEAGADRINIPDTVGAMIPQQMYKIVSEVSKVVSKPISVHCHNDFGLAVANSLAGIEAGASQAHVTVNGLGERAGNASLEELVTILHLLYGKKTNITPRFIYETSQLVSKLTGVIIQPNKAIVGENAFAHESGIHTHGVVAKPLTYEVIEPEYVGRRRKLVAGKHAGAHGIKAELEEMGIHLTEEQLREVVNRVKDLGDKGKTVTDADLLAIAEAVSGEVAKAKRIVELHDLAVVTGIKVIPTASVKLTINGVEYVAAETGVGPVDAAIKAIQKLSDKLNNVRLKEYRLEALTGGSDAMAEVLIKVEDNFGNVVSARAAREDIVMASVEAMINGINKILLKQRGKKQPEE from the coding sequence ATGGAGATGCAGAAATTGGAACCCCCTAAAATTGTAAGAATTTTTGATACAACCCTCAGGGATGGTGAGCAAACACCCGGCGTTTCTCTTTTGCCTGAGGAGAAGCTTGCCATTGCTCGCCAATTAGATAAACTTGGAGTGGATACAATTGAAGCTGGATTCCCAATCACTTCTCCTGGCGAGCAAGCAGGTGTTAAACTTATTGCCAAAGAGGGTTTAAGGGCGGAAATCTGCGGCTTAGCCCGGGCTGTAAAGGGAGACATAGACGTCGCCCTCGCCTGCGATGTGGGATGTGTCCACACCTTCATCGCAACTTCGGATATCCACCTTAAGTATAAATTGAAAATGACTCGAGAGCAAGTAATCGAAAGGGCTGTTGAAAGCGTTGAATATGCTAAATCCCACGGCGTAGTCGTAGAGTTTTCAGCTGAAGACGCAACAAGGACGGATATTGAATATTTAAAACAAGTCTTTAAAGCCACCGTTGAGGCTGGAGCTGACCGAATAAACATCCCCGACACAGTTGGTGCAATGATTCCACAACAAATGTACAAAATAGTTAGTGAAGTTAGCAAAGTTGTTTCCAAGCCGATAAGTGTACATTGCCACAACGACTTTGGCCTTGCCGTGGCGAATTCACTCGCAGGAATTGAGGCTGGAGCTTCCCAAGCGCATGTCACAGTAAATGGATTGGGTGAACGTGCGGGAAATGCCTCATTAGAGGAGCTCGTTACAATTTTGCATCTACTTTATGGCAAAAAGACAAACATCACGCCTAGGTTTATCTACGAAACCTCACAGCTCGTTTCAAAGCTTACTGGAGTTATAATACAACCAAACAAGGCAATCGTTGGAGAGAATGCCTTCGCCCATGAATCTGGAATTCACACTCATGGAGTGGTTGCCAAACCGTTAACCTACGAGGTAATCGAACCAGAATATGTCGGACGAAGAAGGAAACTCGTCGCGGGAAAACATGCAGGAGCCCACGGAATAAAAGCGGAATTAGAAGAAATGGGAATTCACCTAACCGAAGAACAACTTCGAGAAGTTGTGAACCGGGTGAAAGACCTTGGAGACAAGGGGAAAACCGTAACCGACGCAGACCTACTTGCAATAGCTGAAGCAGTTTCAGGAGAAGTAGCTAAAGCAAAACGTATAGTTGAACTGCACGACCTCGCAGTGGTTACTGGAATTAAAGTAATCCCCACGGCCTCAGTTAAGTTAACAATAAACGGGGTTGAATATGTCGCAGCTGAGACTGGTGTCGGCCCAGTAGATGCAGCTATCAAAGCCATCCAAAAACTCTCTGACAAATTAAATAATGTCCGCCTCAAAGAATACCGCCTTGAGGCTTTAACAGGCGGATCGGATGCGATGGCAGAAGTTCTAATCAAGGTAGAGGACAACTTTGGAAACGTTGTGTCGGCAAGAGCCGCCAGGGAGGACATAGTAATGGCAAGCGTTGAAGCGATGATAAACGGGATAAATAAGATTCTTTTAAAGCAACGGGGTAAAAAACAGCCTGAAGAATAA
- the ilvC gene encoding ketol-acid reductoisomerase yields the protein MVKVYYDPDADLSVLKGRVIAVIGYGSQGRAQAQNMRDSGLDVIVGLRPEGNSWEKAKADGFEVLPVGEAAKRGDIIHILIPDMQQPAVYQQYIKPALSEGKTLGFAHGFNIHFKQIVPPKAIDTIMVAPKAPGPKVRELFLNGFGTPALIAVHQNSSGRAKETALAMAKALGCTRAGVIETNFKDETESDLIGEQTVLCGGLVYLIENGFETLVEAGYPPELAYFEACNEAKLIMDLIYERGFTGMLKAVSDTAKYGTFTAGPKVIDKHVKATMKKIVKDVQSGRFAKRWIKEYQNGYPEFNRLFKQIQELEIERVGRTIRKMAGIEK from the coding sequence ATGGTAAAAGTCTATTATGATCCAGATGCCGATTTAAGCGTCCTCAAAGGAAGAGTGATCGCTGTAATCGGCTATGGAAGCCAAGGGCGGGCTCAAGCCCAAAATATGCGAGATTCTGGACTAGATGTAATTGTTGGTCTTCGTCCAGAAGGAAATTCTTGGGAAAAAGCCAAAGCTGATGGCTTTGAGGTACTGCCAGTAGGTGAAGCAGCGAAAAGGGGGGACATAATCCACATATTGATCCCAGACATGCAACAGCCAGCAGTATATCAGCAATACATTAAGCCAGCATTAAGCGAGGGAAAAACCCTTGGGTTTGCACATGGCTTCAACATACACTTTAAGCAAATTGTTCCACCGAAGGCTATTGACACCATAATGGTCGCCCCTAAAGCCCCAGGCCCTAAAGTACGCGAACTATTTTTGAATGGCTTTGGCACGCCAGCACTTATCGCAGTACACCAAAATAGTTCGGGAAGAGCAAAGGAAACTGCACTGGCGATGGCGAAGGCCCTGGGGTGCACACGAGCTGGAGTAATTGAAACCAATTTTAAAGATGAAACCGAAAGCGATTTAATCGGTGAGCAAACAGTTCTGTGCGGAGGATTAGTTTACTTAATTGAAAACGGTTTTGAAACCTTAGTAGAAGCAGGCTATCCACCGGAATTAGCGTACTTTGAAGCATGCAACGAGGCCAAACTAATTATGGACTTAATCTATGAAAGAGGCTTCACGGGAATGCTCAAGGCTGTGTCAGACACCGCCAAATATGGAACCTTCACAGCTGGACCAAAGGTAATCGATAAACATGTAAAAGCCACTATGAAAAAAATTGTCAAGGACGTCCAATCCGGAAGATTTGCTAAGAGATGGATCAAAGAATATCAAAATGGATATCCCGAATTCAATCGCCTGTTCAAACAGATCCAAGAACTAGAAATTGAAAGGGTTGGAAGAACCATTCGTAAAATGGCCGGCATCGAAAAATAA
- a CDS encoding 3-isopropylmalate dehydratase large subunit: MNLVEKILAKASGKKEVSPGEIVDANIDRAMIHDLTGPLTIEMFKKIGVEKVWDPEKIVMILDHQVPADTVKSAELHFTMRTFAKEQGIRNFYEIGRGGICHQVMPEKGYVLPGEVIVGADSHTCTYGALGAFATGIGSTEMAAVFATGKLWFKVPQTLNFVAKGMLKQPTSAKDLILHIIGQVGVDGATYKAAEFSGPAISKMSIDGRLTMCNMAVEMGAKTGIIEPDAQTIQYVSARSKKFTPLKSDPDAEYEKTFEIDVNKLEPQVACPPSVDNVKPVSEIEGLEINQGFIGSCTNGRLEDLRAASRILKKNKVHPNVRLIVIPASQEIYQEALREGIIEILAKAGAYISNASCGPCLGGHLGVLAPFETCISTSNRNFIGRMGSPKASVYLASPATVAASAVAGKITDPKTMWRS; this comes from the coding sequence GTGAATCTAGTAGAAAAAATCTTAGCGAAAGCCTCCGGGAAAAAAGAAGTCTCCCCCGGAGAAATCGTAGATGCTAACATAGATCGTGCTATGATCCACGACTTGACAGGTCCCTTAACAATAGAAATGTTCAAAAAAATCGGCGTTGAAAAGGTCTGGGACCCCGAAAAAATAGTGATGATCTTAGACCACCAGGTCCCCGCTGACACAGTTAAATCCGCTGAACTCCACTTTACAATGCGAACCTTTGCAAAAGAACAGGGAATACGTAATTTTTACGAGATCGGAAGAGGGGGAATTTGCCACCAAGTAATGCCGGAAAAGGGATATGTTTTACCTGGGGAAGTAATTGTGGGCGCAGATTCACATACATGTACATACGGAGCACTCGGAGCCTTTGCAACAGGCATCGGTTCCACTGAAATGGCAGCTGTTTTCGCAACAGGGAAACTGTGGTTTAAAGTTCCTCAAACACTCAATTTTGTCGCTAAAGGCATGCTTAAGCAACCTACCTCAGCCAAAGATCTGATTCTGCATATTATAGGACAAGTTGGAGTTGATGGAGCGACCTACAAGGCCGCGGAATTTTCAGGACCTGCCATAAGTAAAATGTCAATCGATGGACGACTAACAATGTGTAATATGGCTGTGGAAATGGGTGCAAAAACTGGAATCATTGAACCTGACGCTCAAACGATTCAGTATGTTTCAGCGAGAAGTAAGAAATTTACACCTTTAAAGAGCGATCCAGACGCAGAATACGAAAAAACTTTCGAAATCGACGTAAACAAGTTGGAGCCTCAAGTAGCCTGTCCGCCATCTGTAGACAATGTGAAACCAGTTTCTGAAATCGAAGGTTTGGAGATTAATCAAGGATTTATTGGCTCATGCACAAATGGAAGGCTTGAAGATCTGAGAGCTGCAAGCCGAATTTTAAAGAAGAACAAAGTGCACCCAAATGTTAGATTGATCGTTATCCCGGCGTCGCAGGAAATCTACCAGGAAGCTCTGCGTGAAGGCATAATTGAAATCCTAGCAAAAGCTGGCGCTTATATTTCTAACGCATCATGTGGCCCATGCCTTGGAGGACACTTGGGAGTTTTGGCTCCGTTTGAAACTTGTATCAGCACATCAAACCGCAATTTCATTGGAAGAATGGGGAGTCCAAAGGCATCGGTCTACCTGGCCTCTCCAGCTACGGTTGCAGCTTCAGCAGTTGCTGGGAAAATTACTGACCCAAAAACTATGTGGAGGTCGTAA